The window CTTGTCGCGACGAAGACAGTGACTCGTTAGGCTCGGGGaacggcaagaagctcgagcTTAATTGTCTGGACTCTGGCGGCGCAGGAGGTTCAGCACTCAGCGTTGGGACGCGGCTGACATTGGGAGTCGGCCCTGAGTTGTTAGAAAAGGATCCAACACTAACTGATGACTGCCCCGTGTTCTGTTGTTTGAATGCTGCAACTGGCGGGGGAGTGccgctggagctgatggGGCCGGGGCCAAACAAATCGTCGAAGGACCTGTCGGAGAAGGCCCTGTTCGGGGGCGGCGGTCCAAAGACGCCCATGATGTCTGTGCTGGCGGACCGCTTGAAGAAGGGGTTGTTACCGCTAGAGGTCGAAAGCGCAGGGCTGGCCATCTGCGCCGAGGTAGACACGGGCGAGCCCGTCTCTATCTGGCGAGAGATGTCTTCGGCGCTCTTGGCCAGAGATTCGGCCTccgccttgagcttgtcgCGCTCTCCCTCAGTGGTGGATAACTGCTTCTTGTTAATTGCAACGAGACCCTTCTGCTGCCTGGCGTCCAGCTTGAGCTTTTCAACCTGAGGCTTGAGCTCGGCGATCTCGGCGTTCGCCTGACGAATGCGCTCTCTCAGGTTGGCGTTCTCCTGCTGGTCAGCCTGGAGGGCAGCCAGGacctgctggtgctggcccTGGATGTCTCGCAGCTGTCCTTCCAGGTTCATGCAATCTCCCTGCAACTTCTTAGTATCGGCCCGCGAGTTTCTtagcttctcttccagagCATGTGTATCTTGAGCCTCTTTTTCATATTGTTGCCGCAGCTGTGCCAGTCGTTGTTCAAAGTTTTGCTTCTGGGAGTTAGTCTGGCTCAGTTCGTGCTGAGTCGTGGCCCTCTTAGTTTGAACCTCTTGCGTCTGCTTGGTCAGAGAGCCGATCTGATTTGACAGATTGGCCAGCTCAGTAGTCTCGTCAGAGATGTTCTTGTTTGCTTCAGGATCAGTATCACCAAGGAGATCCTCTGAAGCAGTATGCGGTCGAGCAGCCTCAGCTCCAGGGTGGCCAGCCAAGCCACGAccaaaggaggaggatggcaCGAATGGCCTAAACGTCACACCTACGGGGGATGACGGCTTGCCAGGGGAAGATGCTGTGTGGAGCACGCTGATGCCACCGGCAAATGGATCAGCATTTGAGCCTCCCGTGGACATTGTGGTCTGCGCCGGGGCCGGGGGCGCCGGGCTAGGAGTGGAAGAATCAAGGCCAAACAAGTCCTCGAGAGCAGACTTGGGCGCCGGCGGTGCAGAGGCAGCTACGGGGGGTAGCGGAGCGGTTTGTGTGAGAGCTGGTGCGGGATCAAAGGCCGATGAAACTGCAGTAGCAGGGCGGCTCTGAGTTCGCAGGTGCGGCGGCACCAGAGCTGTGGGCAGAGTGCTGGGCAAGGGAGTTGCCCGGTTGCTACGCTGCTGACGGATCAAGTACATGGCAACGGCAAAGCCATCGCGAGTCAATCGTCCCTGAGAACCAAAATCCGCTAGGTCCCAAATCTGGGCGAGCGTGTCCTCGGGGAGGTTTGACTGACTGAGGAAGGGCACGGCTTCCTCACCGGTGATGAAGCCCTTATTTGTCTTGTCGAAATCGAGGTAAATCTGGTCAAATCTCGCCTTGTCGGCCGGAGTAATGGCCCATTCACCACCAGCTGGCGCGGGGGGTCCAGTAACCTGAGCAGCGACTATCGGCGGGCGATTGAGCGGGCTTCCTGTCCTCTGCTGCTGAGTCGAGCCACTCAGCTGCCGGGGGATAGCAGTAATGCCACCAGTGTTGCTTGGCGACTGTCTAGGAGCAGCCGCTGAGCTGCGCGTCGCCGCCTCATACAATCCAGCAGGTAGAACGTTGGGCAGTGCGCGGAGAGCGCCAGTCTTCATGGACGTAAGCAGGtgcatggcgatgatgaatTCGGGCAGGGCGAGAGCGCCCCGTTGTTCGGTATCGGCCAATCCCCATATCCTGCCGAGAGTCTCGTTGGGCAAGCCGGACTTGTCGAAGATGGACCTGGCCTGATCGCCCGGCAGCATGTTCGCTTGCAGGTTCTGGCGCTCAAACAAGGCGGCATACTGTGCAACCTTGTCGGGAGTCAGGGGAGGAACGCGAACGCCGCCAGAGACTTGGGGCTGGATGGGCGTTTGCGCCTGCGCCGGAGAggtggcagcagctggccagATGCCTTCGAAGCGGGGGATGGGCCCTTGCTGGAGAGCCAGCTCGGGGGTTGGCTCTCGTCCGGCCTGAGCATGACCGATGAGGCGAAGTACGATGCCGAAGCCAGCGGGAGTGAGGAAGCCGCGGTTCTCCTTGTCGGCAATCTGCCATATCTGTAGTCGTGATAAAAGCATAGCGGTTAGCTCGGGCAGGGAAAATGGGGGGCGTGGGGGTGACGAATCAACCCCCCTCTCGCAAGgcagcgagcgagcgagagacaaagagagaacGCAGATGGAGATTATAAAGGAGCGACAAACCTCTCCCAGTATACGTGAATCCAGCCGCGTCTTCTCGAAAAACTTGACGGCTATCTCGCCGGTGACAACGCCCACGCCATCGGTATCGGCTTGGCGGAAGAGCTGGCCGTAGATGCGCTTCTCTTCGGGTGAGAGATTGAGGTTCGGCGCGCctagagaagagagggacaACCAGTCAGTCAGGAAACAATGAACAAATAACGAGCTCTGAGAAACATGAAAGCCATACTCGGATCAGCGGCCGCCGACATTGTCGCACGCAGGCACTAGGAAGAAGTTGTGTCGAACAGCTAGTTGGCGTCTTCGCTGGGTGGAGTGTCGAGTCCCCTTTCAAAGGCGCAAAACAAACGGACTCGAGGGAAAGCTTCCAAGAGGATGCGAAGCTGCAATGGCGTCAAGGCCAAAGATCAAAGGAGataagaagcagcaacagatactagaaattaaaagaaaaaagacaaaatgcagcagcagcacctttGCGGCCCAAAAAGTCGAATAGCTGGCGATGGGGAGATTTTTCGGAACTGGGTATATTGGGTTGAAGTCGGGGTTGTTTTGGGTCGTCAGCCTGAGAGGTGGCTGGCGAGCTACAGCAGTTTGGCCTTAGCAGTGAAGCTGCCCAGAGCTCTGATTCGACCAAATTAGGCGGCGGGTTTAGCGTCACCGCGCTGCCACAATTTACCGGCGGCTGCGGAGTACCTTTGGGTACCACTGCGAGGGGTTGAGCGCTAGCAGATACGAGGCAGTACATGCATGGCATCAAATTGATGTCAATTAATTGAGGTAGGTGATCAATCAAGCAGGCATGGGGTCCAGCATGGAGTCCCTGGGTCCAGGCAATTTAGGCATCGTCGGGGGCCGCTGGGGAGCGCTAACACGGGATgctgcccatctccagcatcaatcaAACGTAAAATGAGCTGCGCTCCGGGTTCTGTTTCATCCCGTCATTGCCCTCCTGTGTCAACCTTTGTATTATTTTGTTATGTTTTTGCATTGCCATTTTGTCTCAGCTGCATACAGACAGTACAGACGATGAATGCATCCAGATAAGTAGAGCAACGCAGCACAAGCAAATAACAAATCGCAGCCCGGCGCAACACACCCATAAGCCCGCCCAAAAGCTCAACGCTCTGCTTCCCCGCAAGACCAGACGCATGCTGCTGTCACCAACTGCGGCCTATTAGATGAGGGGGCAGCAGGGAGGCCCGGAATCTATGCCACGGGCAAGCAATCATTTCTCTCGTCCAAGCCATCCAAGCAGCGTCTTGCAGTAGCCGCGAGTCCCGAACTGTTTTCCACTCCTCTCGTGACTTGCGCGTCGCCAATCGCCTCGCAGAAGCAGCCCGGCCATGCATCCTGGGCTGTTTGCTGTTATCACACTGGACCAGATATTCTGCTCTACTGTACGCTCCATTGATGCTAATGGCAGCATTCGGTCCAGGCAGTGCCCCATACCCAGCCGGCTTGCCTCAGCAGTGCAGTCAGTGTATGCAGGTATGCAGGCAGCTCGTCATCATGTACCGCTTTTATGCATCCAATATGTGGACACTCGTAAAGTGTATGAAATAATATGCAATTTTACTATCTTGACAATACAAAGCTATCTACAATGTACATCGTATATGTCTTATTTTACTCCATCAATCAATCGCTCCCCCTTTTACCTCATTGTAACCAGCTCCTCGGCGCTTGTGGGGTGGATGGCAACGCAGTTGTCAAAGTCAGCCTTAGTCGCTCCCATCTTGACAGCAACGCCAAAGCCCTGCAGGACCTCGCCGCTTCCCTGGCCCAGGATGTGCAGACCAACAACCTTCTCTTCAGGGCCCGCTGTGATGAGCTTGTAGCTGGTAGGGCCCTTCTGCTCGGGGTCCATGATGGCGTAGTAAGTGGCAGTGAAGGAAGACTTGTAGATTTTGATGTTGTCCCTGCCGTACTTCTCGATAGCCTGCGGCTCCGTGAGACCGATGGCACCAACCTCGGGGTGCGCAAACACGACCGAGGGGATGTTTTCGTAGCTGAGACTCAGGTTTTTGAATTCAGGGGGTCCAAAAAGTCTGTGTGAGAGACGACGTCCGGCAGCGATGGCGACGGGGGTCAACTCGACTTGGCCGGTAACATCGCCGAGGGCGTAGATGTTGTCGACGTTGGTGTTCTGGTAGTCGTCTACAACAATGTATCCCTTCTGGTTAAGCTTAACACCGGCCTCTTCCAAGCCGATGCCGCTCGTCAAGGGGGTTCGGCCAATGGCCCAGATGAGGTGATCAACGTTGTGGAGGGTGGTCTCATTGCCCTCTCCGTCGCGATATGTGACAGAGAGCTTGCCGTTGGCGGCCTTCTCGACCTTTGTGGCCTGAGACTGCTTGTGAAGGTTGACTCCCAGGCGCTCGTACTCCTTGGTGACAGTCTCCTGGATCATGGGATCGAAGTTGCGCAGGAAGGTGTTGTAtcggatgaagagatggGTCTCTGTGCCAAGAGCATTGAACATGCCGGCAAACTCAACGGCGATGTAGCCGGCGCCAACAATGGCCACCTTGCCTGGCTTCTTGTCGATATCGAAGAAGCCGTCGCTGTTGATGCCGAGCTCGGCTCCGGGGATTGCGGGGGGATCCGTAGGCTTGCCTCCGACGGCAACCAGAATCTTCTTGGCGTTAACCAGCACCTTGgagccatcatccagagTGACCTCGGCCTGGTTCTTAGACAGCAGGCGTCCCCATCCGTGCAGGTAGTCCACCTTGTCGTTTCCAAGGTTACGCGCGTAGATGtcgttcagcttcttgatatGAGCATCACGCTTGGTCTTGAAGATGCCCCAGTCAAAGGGCGCGGTCTCCTGGACGGAGAAGCCGTAGGTTTTTGAGTCGTGGATGGCCTcggcgagggcggcggcgttgTATGTGATCTTTTTGGGAACGCATCTACGCGACACGAGAAGAATGGTCAGCATATATCATTTACAACAGTGAGAGTCAAGATGAGAGTATAGAAACTCACCCAACATTGACGCAAGTTCCTCCCAGGCGTGCATTCTCGACaatcatggccttgacgccATACTTGGAGGCGGCCATGCGGGCAGCACCCAGACCTCCGCTGCCGCCTCCGAGGACGAGGTAGTCGGTCTCTTTGGTGATGGGAGCCATTGCGCGAGCTGTGGTGGAtagatggcgatggagtGAAGATAGTCGGTTGGAAGCGATCCCTCTGGAGCCTAGTGACTGAGCTCGGGAGAGTAAGGCGAAGGGTTGCATGGACAATTGGTGTGATTTACAGCTTTCCACACCCGCGCTTCTATATATACTCGTGTAGTTGTGAAGGAGGGGCAGTTTTTATTTTGCGTGCCAAAGTGTTGCTCCCAAagcgggggagggggggaaggaAAATGACGTTTCCTGGCAGCTCTCAGATAGATTACTAGATTACTACAGTGCTTAGTAGGTGCTGTAGAGTGGTGTTAGTTCCAATGCGGCATTGTTTGCAACCACTAGGTGCAAATACTGCTGACTTCGGCTTCAAAACTACCTCTTTTAGTTTCAAGCCGAAGCCGTGATTACACGAGATTGTCGAGCTGCCACCCAGCCATGGCTTGTCGGAGCCACCGAACCGGCCCTGATTTGTTGATGAGGAATCGCCCTGCCACTAGGGGTCCTGTTCTTCCTAGCATTTGTGCCTCGGGAGCCACCAAAGCTGCTGCGAGGCGCTGAATAATTGCCGCCCCTCCTAGCATTATAGCGATGTGGTTAATGTAGATTTGGAATTGAATTTTGGCGCAAGCGCAACATCGTATATCTCATTGATATCCCTCAACAGAGCTGTCGACATACATGCGGCGAGTTACGTCATTTGGCCTTGACATGTGCTGCAACCTTATAATCCCTTATAAGCGCATGCCCAGCCCTAATGTAAATCCTCCCTGCCAGTGACAAATAGATGCAATGCCAATGAAACAGCAGAATAGAAACAGGATCATGCAAACTGAAACAGGTACTGTGTACTCACTGCGAACAGCAGCTCGGCTTGAACCCAGTCTCCCAAAATTCCACATCTTGATCCATTTGTCATCACCAGCCGGACCAGTTCGGAACAGCCAATACCCTCTCGGAACACCTCTTAGTAACCCAAGCAGCCGTGCAAATCGATCCTTCTGGGCGATAGTCTttgctcctcttttttttctaagCGATGGATTCTCTcactctcgctctcgcttcTCGAAAAAaggccgccatggccgctctCGTGCGGCAACCTGAGATGTAACCCCACCACAGCTTTCGCCCGGCTGTCGCCCGAACAAGCGGTATTAAGTGCGGATTACTACACCAAGCCCGAAGATCCTCACAATAGCCTAtttgtatgtacatgtagaccTTGATGCGTCTGTTCAACCTTCGATAAGAATTCGGGATTATCAAAACCAAAAGTGCAAATccgatggtgatgaaatTCTTCCATTCAACTTAGCCATCTACTGCCTTAGATCCCTTTAATTGTACATTCTTCAAAATTGAGCTTTGATCAGGTTGTACCTGGTCTAATCGACAAGCTTTCGCCACATTAGACCTAAACGAAGCTTCCAATTCTAGGCTCACCACCATTAGAGCAGTATCCATTTCAAGCATAGCACATCTCATTACCAACTGCCGTATAAATCAACtatagaaaagaagaaaagaacagaagagcaaaaaaaagaaacaagacgaCACAAGCCTGATTCGAACAGGCGCTCCCGAAGGAACATGATTTCGAGTCATGCGCATTAGACCACTCTGCCATTGTGCCGAGATGGATCGATGCAGAAATATTCTTCCTTAGGAACCTTTGCAGAAACCGTGTGCGTGTTTCGCCTGGCAGGTATAGAAGTTGCTGCGTTTCAAGGGTTCCTCTTGTACTTCTTCCAACACTCTCAATGGCTAGAGTTGTCATGAGAATTAAAACACAGCCTTGTATTTCTAGTCTCTAAAGGTCTATACATGCGAAAGAACCGCTGGAAACAATTGGCCATATATTTCGAGGGGGGTTAGAAGGATAGCTGCATTCACGAAGAGGACAATTATGTCAGAGATGAGAACGACCTACTTCGAAGTTCATGTCCGGAAATTGCCAGAAGATACGAGCGCAGCTGACTGGTAAGCGGCGAAGCACCTTCATTTTAATTGATCTAACAATGCTCTACTATGACGAAAGTTGGCCATTGGAAGCCTGTGACTGTCCGAGAGCAATTGCCTAGTCTACACTACAAATGACTCCGAGTCTTTGTTAAGTTTATTGAGTGTTAGCCAATATACATGTGGGCTTGCAAACAACACTCATGTCATTACGCCCAGCATCGATTGCGATTCCCATATGCTAACTCAGAGGATTGCTGCGATCCAGGATGGACAGCATCATACAATGTTCTGGGGAAGATCATTTCCCACGTGTTGTAACATATATCAATCCGATATGCCGACAAATTAGTCGATTTTGATTTAAGTGTTATTGCATAAAGAGACGACCATTTACTATGTATGATGTCTTCAATAGATGCGTGTAGCTTGTCATATGTCCATGAAACGACTTTCTAGACACCTATTGTCCATGCCGATGGTAGAGACACTCCTTATCGCAGTGAGGACAGagacatacatgtacctagtcGCAGATATTATGAAGGCACAGATAGTCAAAAGTATATTAAGCAGCGAGTGGTCGCAAACATGGACAGATTGTACCAAAGAAAACAGATTGCTTTAATTCATTGTGCTCCTTCTGTTGTTACTGTGACATCCTCAAAATCCTATCATACAGCCTTTGTTCATTCCAGAATGCTTGAACACGGTTTAATGCAGTATCTACGGCCCAAGTCGGTAAGTGAGGTATAGGCGAATGAGGAATCGAGGAATGTACTGGAAACGGAAGAATTTTTGTATTGCTTCCGGATTTCTGGGTGAAATGCCTGGACATTTGACTCATAGGGGGGTTCTTGGCCATATATTGCCTGGCTCGGTCGGCATGTATTCATGACACATGCCGTGGCAGCACGTTGATACAAGCATAGGACATGACACCATTGATCAATACTAAGGATTCATTATCAGAAGATCGAAGCTAGCCTGGAGAGAGTATAGGAAGGGAGAAACGCAGGATTAGACATCTCAGTCAGGGCCCGTTGTCGATCCCCAGTAAGACCACGATATTAGTATCCTGAAAATGCCAGAGACATCACTCGAAGAACACAGGGACTCGTTTTGATCAAGCCTCGGTGTTGGCATCCAGGTTAGCCAATACAATCGAGGATATTTGTAATCCTGCGGCCGCAGGCTCCGTCGTCTGAGCAAAACAACTAGGAATATTTTGTGCGCTATTCCCAATGCCTGCCAGAGACTCGACTTCTTGATCCACGGCATGGAATAGTCATCGAATTTCTGAACAATCTTCGGAGTAGAGAAAACAGGAGAGTTGGGATTGAACAAGGATGAAGCCTCAAATATAGCTCTGTTCTATGCTTTCTACCAATTTCCGTCTAGGTGAGATGATACCTATGGAAAGGGGCTGCCAGTTCTGTACCAGTACCTACGATACGTTGAATCATGTTGTCATGAATCCTCATGTCCACGGTTTCATCTTTCACATCATCAACACTTACCTTGCTACAGATCCAACAGAGGCCTGCAAAGCTTATGTGAATGCTTATTGGATTCTGTACTCTAGAGAAGTGATAAATGGAGAAACAGATAGTCACAAGGCTTATAATGATGGTGTAGCTAAAAATTGTAAAATTTAAGTCGCTTTGtaaagaaaaacaaagaaagggaaaggagaGAAATCGCCTTTAAACTTTGACGGATGGTATTAGTGAATGAGGAGGCAGCGCGGGTTTTCTAGCGACTTGTACAAGGCTTTTAGATCCAGATACTGGAAACTATACCATACCAGTACTTCAGAGGATGAAGATCATTATACGTGAACGCATTTAATGAGTGTGATGGGATCTGAGTAGGGGAGTACCGAAATTTGGAGACAGGTGTATAGGGCAGTTTGCTGGAATCCTCAAACAAATTGAGAGAGAATACTCAAGGCTCACCAGGCGGCTTTCTTCAAGGTGATAGAGTCTTTAGATTGATGTATATTACTGTTTAACTAGCATCTTAGTTGTATATGTGCAATTCATTCACCATCGTACACTCCCGGGCTAAGCTACGAGGGAGTTGGGATGTCATAGATGTGATGCTTGACAGTCTCAACGGGAAAGGCATTACTACCGGTCAGAAGGAAATTATAGCACATTCCTTCCTACAGTGACTTGTATTCTTGTCCAGAGAAAGAATATAGAACACGTCGGTAACCATCAAACATCTCAATTTACCACGAAACGTCACAAGGAACTTCGTTTTGGAGGTCGATGCCGCACCGCAAGTTCAATAAACGGCGCGTCCTCGTCCCCGTATATCATCCAGCGATACGATGCCGACAATACTCGATTAGACCCTTCCAGTACACCTTTCCAAATAATCTGCTGCTCTACAATATAAGGTAGGGCCGCCAATCCCATAATTAGAGTCAAAACGAAGTCTAAATTGCTATGTAGCCAAAGTAGAAATGCGATATTGACTTTTCAACATATAATATATCTTGATATCATGGACATGCAAGAACGAACCTGCATTGCCTATCgatatactttattatttacaaGACGATTCAAAGATATCTCGCCGAATACTGAGCAGCCTGTTATCCCCGATATATA of the Trichoderma breve strain T069 chromosome 4, whole genome shotgun sequence genome contains:
- a CDS encoding pyridine nucleotide-disulfide oxidoreductase domain-containing protein — its product is MAPITKETDYLVLGGGSGGLGAARMAASKYGVKAMIVENARLGGTCVNVGCVPKKITYNAAALAEAIHDSKTYGFSVQETAPFDWGIFKTKRDAHIKKLNDIYARNLGNDKVDYLHGWGRLLSKNQAEVTLDDGSKVLVNAKKILVAVGGKPTDPPAIPGAELGINSDGFFDIDKKPGKVAIVGAGYIAVEFAGMFNALGTETHLFIRYNTFLRNFDPMIQETVTKEYERLGVNLHKQSQATKVEKAANGKLSVTYRDGEGNETTLHNVDHLIWAIGRTPLTSGIGLEEAGVKLNQKGYIVVDDYQNTNVDNIYALGDVTGQVELTPVAIAAGRRLSHRLFGPPEFKNLSLSYENIPSVVFAHPEVGAIGLTEPQAIEKYGRDNIKIYKSSFTATYYAIMDPEQKGPTSYKLITAGPEEKVVGLHILGQGSGEVLQGFGVAVKMGATKADFDNCVAIHPTSAEELVTMR
- a CDS encoding cytoskeletal-regulatory complex EF hand domain-containing protein, which gives rise to MSAAADPSAPNLNLSPEEKRIYGQLFRQADTDGVGVVTGEIAVKFFEKTRLDSRILGEIWQIADKENRGFLTPAGFGIVLRLIGHAQAGREPTPELALQQGPIPRFEGIWPAAATSPAQAQTPIQPQVSGGVRVPPLTPDKVAQYAALFERQNLQANMLPGDQARSIFDKSGLPNETLGRIWGLADTEQRGALALPEFIIAMHLLTSMKTGALRALPNVLPAGLYEAATRSSAAAPRQSPSNTGGITAIPRQLSGSTQQQRTGSPLNRPPIVAAQVTGPPAPAGGEWAITPADKARFDQIYLDFDKTNKGFITGEEAVPFLSQSNLPEDTLAQIWDLADFGSQGRLTRDGFAVAMYLIRQQRSNRATPLPSTLPTALVPPHLRTQSRPATAVSSAFDPAPALTQTAPLPPVAASAPPAPKSALEDLFGLDSSTPSPAPPAPAQTTMSTGGSNADPFAGGISVLHTASSPGKPSSPVGVTFRPFVPSSSFGRGLAGHPGAEAARPHTASEDLLGDTDPEANKNISDETTELANLSNQIGSLTKQTQEVQTKRATTQHELSQTNSQKQNFEQRLAQLRQQYEKEAQDTHALEEKLRNSRADTKKLQGDCMNLEGQLRDIQGQHQQVLAALQADQQENANLRERIRQANAEIAELKPQVEKLKLDARQQKGLVAINKKQLSTTEGERDKLKAEAESLAKSAEDISRQIETGSPVSTSAQMASPALSTSSGNNPFFKRSASTDIMGVFGPPPPNRAFSDRSFDDLFGPGPISSSGTPPPVAAFKQQNTGQSSVSVGSFSNNSGPTPNVSRVPTLSAEPPAPPESRQLSSSFLPFPEPNESLSSSRQVSPPTSSRAEGSASGSFPFPGGVASGAAEAKAPAAAASSEEEEKHDSASATPVPAAQGDSSQKPAEGEALDRSGSFDNTDHAKAKADFDNAFAAFTSAKPPSSSGADKGTAAVKPHSAFDNAFDTEFPPISELERDVSESDKNKAKEKQVALEPTPESHKPAAEASDFNAPLSPSQDITATHEPETKSTELPSSPATITNNHATTSPTSNADDIFGSSTIPAPAHHNPPPATKGAFDDLDDDFEGLEDAKEGSADDDFANISRSGLDDYNPMFDSSPPASQAKSESTAFGNESSFDFISSNSATSAPGQSTNGQQSHDWDAIFSTLDSPTTAPAQPVHSNNTGPAKEETAESRPPAPGRALTEAGEHDDPILKNLTSMGYSRPDALAALEKYDYNLERAANFLASQS